The Anopheles maculipalpis chromosome 3RL, idAnoMacuDA_375_x, whole genome shotgun sequence genomic sequence TTAAAGTCACGTCCTGTGTCGTAAAGTGTCTGGAGATTGGTGCCATAATTTTTCGGAGTGCCATAATAAGTGCACATTAGAAGGCCTCTAACGGCCAgtgttctctctttctctcactctttcttATATGTggcttgtgcgtgtgtgtatgagccTCAATACTAATGGCAAACGGATGGACCCCTACGGGGAACTTTACCGGTTGTCGTGAAAACACGCCAGCGCTACGTGTCCTCTCCGTCTCACGCATGCAGTAAACAAGATTTAAACCTCGCACACACGCTGAATACTTAAAGCCTTCGTTGTGGCTGTTTAGATTGCGACAAGGCTCGGCAACTTGGGATAAGATTTTGCAGTACGCGTTGAAAATTCATCTCCCAGCCAAGGTGAAGCGACCAAGTAGCTGTGTTtgccacagcagcagcgaaaatAGGCAGAACGTCAGAAATCAAGGCCACCCAATTGTCTGGCGTATTTGTTTCCGTCGGGCTCTATAGAAAGGATAAATGTGTGGACGGTGTGCCGGTGGAGGTGTGGCACCATGTACCTACCTTCCCTTGATGGTTTGCTTTTCATGTAAGGTGAGCCTCAGCACACGTACCGAATGGTACCGAACCGTGTGCGCTAAGCATCAAACGACAGCGACGCCCAGCAACAACGTTCCGTGCTGCTGCAGCCGAAAATATTTACTcgcttcaatttattttctaaaccaaacaacaaatataCACACAGGCACATTCGCAAGCTTTTCTTCCCTTGTGCGTTGTGGCCGGGAGAAGATTCATCTTTCCGCCACGGGTGTATAGTACTTATCAGCCGACTTACGTTCGTCACAAGCCGATGGAAAATCGGCTCCTCTTAAATCCGTGCGCCacgggtctttttttttgcctggcGTTTCATGGTCGTGTggaattgaaagaaaatcagTTCCGATGTTTGACAAACACTCCGGTTTATTGTAAGTGAAGAAGGAACTCTAACGTAACTTAAATTTGCTTATGTATCAAGTAATGGCATCTGCTAGGCAAACTTTGCAACCAATGGAATTGGATTTTAagagaaaacattttaaaagaaaacattaactgcatgttttttgtaataatttatgAATTCTATCTTTAGTCCTTAATTTATTgattaaattgtttcattctccaccaaatcccatccccaaggtttttttttgacaggaaaatattgaataaatttttttttatataatctTCAGGCAATCTAAGTCATgatttcaacacaagcggcaCCTCGCACGGCTCACCGATCTACGGTGATGCGACCATAATATCGCCCCAAAAGCGGGTAAACCGACGTTACCTGTAAATATAGAGTCCAGGATAAGTAACAGCAAGCCTCTCCTCTCGCTCAACGATCGAGCCATCTTTACCAACTTCAATAGCATAGGAACTATGGTTGGTTGCGGTCTTCTTTAAAGGGCAGCCGCTCGGAAAAGTTCATCGCAAGTACTGAATGCTACAGATTAAATTTTCCAGCCTCTTCCAACCGTGGTTGAAGAAACGTTACGAGCCGTTAGATTATTATAATGTTTAAGGATAGTGGATGTCTgttgttttccctttcattgatttaaaaattgaacTTCCTGAAGGAGAAGCCTTCAGCAGCAATGCGTGAACTTTTACTTACAACTTGCTATTTTATTCGAACTACTTATGATTGTTTCCTTgctattaataaatttttgaccattttgttttctttcattagTCCAGGCATATTATGTTATGTCTTAATCGAtattcaaacatattttatgcatttttggtAGCTTGcagctgtaaaaaaaaaatgaacgcaGCTTCTTtcttgtgtgagtgtgactTAAGTATAGTTTGCGATTGAATTTTAAGTAACAgtttagaattatttttaccCAACAAATATCGGCCATGAGAGAGGAAACCAGACCAAGTTTGCAGGACAGTACGAATACGATGCAAActtattgaatttattaacAGCAACAATGTACATACTTCAGACTGTCGGTTAGGTtaggaagaaacaaataaattcaaatgaaacatATTAAAATGGTATGGTTTAATTATATTGCTGTAGTTTCATTAATAGTTGGGTCGTTTagggtcttcttcttcttggcttaacgacttcaaaggtcatgccggctacTAGACATCGAAATGgctactagactgccgatacctcgTAGTCGGTTAGTCAGCCCTTACTATGGGGGGACGGTcctcggatgggatttgaacctcgaccgtttgaagaccggcgttgATAAACGAGATAGAGAAGGATTTCCAGATTGGATCAAGCACATATGCTCCACAATTGTCATACAAAATCATGAATTTATGGCTATAAGGTAGGTggttataaaatttaattcattcaAGTAACATTCATACAACTTATTGacgtttttcatttcaaatttatcaTTACGTGAACACCAATATCATTAGTCATTTCtttaacaaacaatttaaaaaagcttgtCCACAtttaagatttatttgtttagtttaatcattttatatgtattcaacaataatttataaaaaaaaaacatgcatcgGGAAAATTCTATTGGAAAATACTGAATTATGCAGGAGACTAAATTGAATCTTGATGGTTAATATTCATTACTAAATTGTTCGCTCCTTGAAATGTCAAAGTAAGATGAAGAAGTAGTTATTCAAAAGGAGGGTAAAGTATTGAACCAAGAACATCTTTTTCGGATTTTATACAACATTTATACCATGTGAAACGTATCGTAGCTTTAAGGCGCGAACGATTGTGAAGCTTGAATTGTTCTTGAATTATGCAAAATGGTTTCGGATCTGAAATATTTCCCAAATTATTAATCTACGATCCTACAACGTTTaacattaaaacaatattgttttaaagtttCATTCCGAATTGAGAATGCAGTCGAATAATTGGATCGAAAGCACGATGCTTATCTGCTGTATACAATACTAGACCTTAGAACATTCTTAGCATATCAATCACTTAAAAACAGCTGCAGTTCTGAAAACAGTCCCAACTGTCATCGGGTTCCGGTTCCGGCACACCCATCAGACAGGCGCGTACACTTTCCTCGATTGCCAGTTCCACATTACGGTAGTGTTTCGCCGAACATTCCACGAACGAGTTTGCATTGATCGTTCGCTTTAGCCGTTCACCCTCGCCCGTCGAAACttcgttgttgtttcctttccgATTGTCCAGCTTGGTGCCTTGAGGAATTTTAGAGAACAATGAGAGCAATGATTGATTATGGAAGTAGAGTCGAATTTAGATTTAGTTATCATATCATCTCTTACCCAGTAGCACTATGGGAACGGGTGGATCAGTTTTGATCTCAGGGATCCATTTTGTGGACACATTCTCGAACGAAACTCGGTTGTCGATGCTGTAGCACAGGAGAAAACAATTGGCCTGTTGGAGTGGGGGAAAACATTCGCATTTATCTGTTGAAAACTCAGTTTAAGTTGCATAAAAAATATAGGCCTCTTCAAGGTATGCTTATAACAATGCGCTGCTGTGTGTGAAGAAGTTAGGCTGCAAAAAGCAACCCAAAAGCAATTTACACTTGTAGCAGAAAGTTGTAAACATTTTAGCTAGGCAGATCAAAGGGTTTAGAGCAACTTTTTTGAACGCCGCCATCCCCAGG encodes the following:
- the LOC126563080 gene encoding ras-like GTP-binding protein RhoL, producing MTTPIFNIVVVGDGAVGKTCLLHAYTDKSFKNFYEPTIYDKESIEMILDGQKYTIQLHDTAGQEEYDKIRQQFYKRANCFLLCYSIDNRVSFENVSTKWIPEIKTDPPVPIVLLGTKLDNRKGNNNEVSTGEGERLKRTINANSFVECSAKHYRNVELAIEESVRACLMGVPEPEPDDSWDCFQNCSCF